In Miscanthus floridulus cultivar M001 chromosome 5, ASM1932011v1, whole genome shotgun sequence, one genomic interval encodes:
- the LOC136455440 gene encoding uncharacterized protein — protein MRRDFSGLERIPKRSHSSTIYHYYYYSFCIPTFVSLRGHVTIKSCPSDPPSKGCDRLKWISSKAAFMFLQSFPRSCSRASQKKKKYSASFLTRPSLPRSRLSRRFSRTRCVTPSPLPPPPISGADPGKAALPSAALRTRPSGVCGTAASRQDAAGPARPSLCPHCAPPCLRSSLFLAPADRRCAVLPLEPAWANLWRSLRALARDASGATRSRLPNTEVWTNLGAFFNVRLMTFRFNSFRCSEEWNIPDCTASVGFHKKGYLAFRTLQS, from the exons ATGCGCAGAGACTTTTCTGGGCTCGAGAGAATTCCGAAGAGGAGTCACTCATCTACCATCTACCATTATTACTACTACAGTTTCTGTATACCAACTTTCGTTTCCTTACGTGGCCACGTCACCATTAAATCCTGTCCATCCGATCCCCCATCCAAAGGCTGTGATCGCTTGAAGTGGATTTCGTCTAAAGCTGCTTTCATGTTTCTTCAGAGCTTCCCACGCTCCTGCTCAAGAgccagccaaaaaaaaaaaaaatactcggcTTCTTTTCTCACCCGTCCCTCTCTCCCCCGGTCTCGACTCTCTCGACGCTTCTCCCGCACCCGCTGCGTCACACCCTCACCGCTCCCGCCCCCGCCGATCTCCGGCGCCGACCCCGGCAAGGCTGCTCTGCCGAGCGCCGCCCTCCGTACGCGCCCCTCCGGAGTTTGCGGCACCGCCGCTAGTCGCCAAGACGCTGCCGGCCCCGCGAGGCCGTCGCTCTGCCCTCACTGCGCGCCTCCATGCCTCCGCTCCTCCCTCTTCCTGGCTCCGGCGGACCGACGCTGTGCCGTGTTGCCATTGGAGCCGGCGTGGGCAAACCTCTGGCGCAGCCTGCGCGCCTTAGCGCGAGACGCCTCCGGCGCGACCAGATCTAG GTTGCCTAATACAGAAGTCTGGACTAACTTGGGAGCATTTTTTAATGTTAGACTAATGACATTTCGCTTCAATTCATTCAGGTGCTCCGAAG AATGGAACATCCCTGATTGTACAGCTTCGGTTGGGTTTCACAAAAAAGGTTATCTTGCCTTTCGAACACTGCAATCCTAA